A portion of the Luteolibacter rhizosphaerae genome contains these proteins:
- a CDS encoding FN3 associated domain-containing protein, giving the protein MLAFLRSAAWSIVLCPLLSTGPLAAADLLIDFNSTNQEGGPHNQSGYQPYNAGHEVATDFQAARSYSAFDTTVSLKVAWPDTSLNRVQQMIDRPASNDANWSGQKVDLLTDFIGIDTRTGEGGNGNYSGSTGLPTRMVFRLTGLPTGPYSYRSYHHDTEHVHTSFGVEISTNGGASYGPVQGPFQGTDSTAGGNPASVQTYTGSGNQDPATLPSTVNLNLIAQAGQDVLIRYTPSSNAAGPHVQLFAVNGFELRALTLPSGPTDIQLSGSTVARTASEGVTVGQLTSTDPTPGDTFTYTLVAGEGAVNNADFTIEGNRLVVDRQLAEYEGGDTLSIRLRSTDANAAWYEKTFVLQVEDDSDNDGLGDDWELLHFQDLDETATGNPDNDGLTHLEELQAGTLPLDPDSDADGLDDGYEVKTSFTNPLSANSDGDGLSDGEEVLQYLTNPKLSDSDGDGFDDSFEILANTNPNNPASQPPTPLPLRINEVLASNETGIDDGNGDRSDWVEIYNPNPQAVNLAGYRLTDSSLEPGKWVFPAVSLPANGYLVVFASGNGSPDALGHLHTNFSLAAGGEYLALSRPDGSIDDQLSPGFPAQFADISYGRNPTSGALRFFSPPTPGAANGSGYAGVVMPPVFSVGRGFHDTPFNLTLTSPTPQAQIRYTIDGSKPSATAGTVYTGGNIPITTTSKVRAVAYRSGWFTPPVQTHSYVFVNAVAQQPANPPGWPSNWGYSSDAGAIVPSDYEMDPRVVNSTLPGYSIREALLDIPSVSVNMPLADFIEPPGGIYASPLNRVEKECSVEYLPVDGTEGFQADCKVEIQGNASRRPARMQKHSLRLTFSSSVGIPKLEYPLFPNSPVDKFNKLVLRACFSDSWGLVSWDAPRYRPNDAQYMRDVWMKRSFGDMGQPTSYGRYVHLYVNGLYFGLHDLTERLENDFYAEHLGGETEDWEVNSDFATGGPRWSQMMTIANSASISTPAGYQAILPYLDVENFADYMILHFYADAEDWPHHNGYAAVNNVSGDGKIRFSVWDQEIALNKFSWNRYNRNDGNLTPGTLFQRLRLNPAFRLLFADRVKKHLFDGGAISLANSQSRYLSIAAQIDKAIVAESARWGDTADKTPYGSTIEQPVPLNNVEADAYPPAPNLGAPGGNFFTREGSWLVERDHTVNYHLPIINSSSDSRGLIQELRANGLYPAIDAPVFSQHGGILPPGQTLAITASQGDIYYTVNGADPRDATSGNPAGGSTLYSSPFALSGAATVKARARLSDGTWSALLEAAFQPTVPVSQFTPGGTAAWNANGNWTNPPFPNSAGARARIMAPAPVSGDRNVDLTGPVRVGEITFEQGATTFRNRVRAQNVSNPLYFQSTQGDSMIRVNGTGTGWAEFELVSECVLESPLTVEVNNTLGSEEFGALRMRTIWSGSGGLTKTGPGEASLTGAGKAWEGPTIISQGVLQVTEPAAMTESSSVTVQPGGQLRLSSGGLVTEPRIYSFGGPLYLNSMGRSGVTEGAGMGVLGALRYDPGNGENRAVVTNPIVIQGPSDLHVDGSGNQLELSGTLSGSFGWVKSGGGVLKLSAHSPAYLAPVQLDNGTLALSGRIGSAVNLASAAVLTGSGRGGDLTGSGSVQLENEILRADSIGGLHLSAVFSRTGSPDFSQAANAGNGTLVAGSITVPLASLDLYLDVAAPSPRQRFQGGLLLPPGSNWKSALIDPAPQVYRADAAGPHVFGGRTWSLLPAAMLTRVPITVNLGEGLIAAEILEVRLDGEPTHFAAWQAGVFSPTDLLNPAISGENAAPFGDGVSNLLRYALGAGSGPVELPRLERASSSFTFRFRYDPSLFDIVYRVEATSDPGNWINAAVLFDSSQSTLQPGIDGWLAVTDPAPPPGRRFYRLRVAR; this is encoded by the coding sequence ATGCTCGCGTTTCTCCGCTCGGCGGCATGGTCCATCGTGCTCTGCCCCCTGCTATCCACGGGTCCGCTCGCTGCTGCGGACCTGTTGATCGACTTTAACTCGACCAACCAGGAAGGCGGGCCGCACAACCAGAGCGGCTACCAGCCCTACAATGCGGGGCACGAGGTGGCGACGGACTTTCAGGCTGCCCGTTCCTACAGCGCCTTCGATACCACGGTGTCCCTCAAGGTCGCCTGGCCGGACACGTCGCTAAACCGGGTCCAGCAGATGATCGACCGGCCCGCATCGAACGATGCGAACTGGAGCGGCCAGAAGGTCGACCTCCTCACCGACTTCATCGGCATCGATACCCGGACCGGCGAGGGAGGCAATGGCAACTACAGCGGCAGCACCGGCCTGCCCACGCGGATGGTCTTCCGCCTCACGGGTTTACCCACCGGTCCCTATTCCTACCGCTCTTACCACCACGACACGGAACATGTGCACACGAGCTTCGGGGTGGAGATTTCGACCAATGGCGGCGCGAGCTACGGACCGGTGCAGGGGCCGTTCCAAGGGACGGACAGCACCGCGGGCGGCAATCCCGCATCGGTGCAAACCTACACCGGAAGCGGCAACCAGGATCCGGCGACGCTGCCTTCGACGGTGAACCTCAACCTGATCGCGCAGGCCGGGCAGGACGTCTTGATACGATACACGCCGTCCTCGAATGCCGCCGGACCGCATGTCCAGCTCTTCGCGGTGAACGGCTTCGAGCTCCGCGCGCTGACCCTGCCCAGCGGTCCCACGGACATCCAGCTCTCCGGCAGCACGGTCGCGCGCACGGCCTCGGAAGGAGTCACGGTCGGGCAGTTGACCAGCACCGACCCGACCCCGGGCGATACCTTCACCTACACGCTGGTGGCAGGAGAGGGCGCGGTTAACAACGCTGACTTCACCATCGAAGGGAACCGCCTCGTGGTGGACCGCCAACTGGCCGAATACGAAGGTGGCGACACCCTCTCCATACGCTTGCGCTCCACCGACGCGAACGCCGCGTGGTATGAGAAAACATTCGTCCTCCAGGTCGAGGATGACAGCGACAACGACGGGCTCGGTGATGATTGGGAACTGCTGCACTTCCAAGACCTGGATGAGACCGCCACCGGTAACCCCGACAACGATGGACTGACTCATCTGGAGGAACTGCAAGCCGGCACCCTACCGCTCGATCCCGATAGCGACGCCGACGGGCTGGACGACGGCTACGAGGTGAAGACCAGCTTCACGAATCCGCTCAGCGCGAATAGCGATGGCGATGGCCTGAGCGATGGCGAGGAAGTGCTCCAGTATCTCACCAATCCCAAGCTGAGCGACAGCGATGGCGACGGCTTCGACGACTCCTTCGAGATCCTCGCGAACACGAATCCGAACAACCCCGCCAGCCAGCCCCCCACCCCGCTGCCGCTGCGCATCAATGAAGTGCTCGCGAGCAACGAAACCGGCATCGACGACGGCAATGGCGACCGCTCCGACTGGGTCGAAATCTACAACCCGAATCCGCAGGCAGTGAACCTCGCCGGCTACCGCCTCACCGATAGCTCGCTGGAGCCGGGGAAGTGGGTGTTCCCCGCGGTCAGCCTGCCCGCGAATGGCTATCTCGTTGTCTTCGCCTCGGGAAACGGGAGTCCGGATGCACTGGGCCATCTGCACACGAACTTCTCGCTGGCGGCAGGTGGCGAGTATCTCGCGCTGAGCCGCCCGGACGGATCCATCGATGACCAACTGTCACCCGGCTTCCCCGCTCAGTTCGCGGACATCTCCTATGGCCGCAATCCCACCAGCGGAGCACTCCGCTTCTTCTCCCCGCCCACCCCGGGAGCCGCGAATGGCAGCGGCTATGCAGGCGTGGTGATGCCCCCGGTCTTCTCGGTCGGCCGCGGTTTCCACGATACCCCCTTCAATCTCACCCTGACCAGTCCGACACCGCAGGCTCAGATCCGCTACACCATCGACGGCTCGAAGCCCTCGGCCACGGCGGGAACAGTCTACACCGGCGGGAACATTCCGATCACCACCACCAGCAAGGTGCGAGCCGTCGCCTATCGCAGCGGTTGGTTCACGCCTCCCGTGCAAACGCACAGCTATGTGTTCGTGAATGCCGTCGCCCAGCAGCCTGCAAATCCACCGGGCTGGCCGAGCAACTGGGGCTACAGCTCGGATGCCGGCGCCATCGTGCCCTCCGATTACGAGATGGACCCGCGGGTCGTGAATAGCACGCTCCCCGGCTATAGCATCCGCGAGGCGCTGTTAGACATTCCCAGCGTCTCAGTCAACATGCCGCTGGCGGACTTCATCGAACCGCCGGGCGGGATCTACGCCAGCCCGCTGAACCGCGTGGAAAAGGAATGCTCGGTGGAGTATCTGCCGGTGGACGGAACCGAAGGCTTCCAAGCCGACTGCAAGGTGGAGATCCAAGGCAATGCCAGCCGCCGTCCCGCCCGGATGCAGAAGCATTCCCTCCGCCTCACCTTTAGCTCATCCGTGGGTATTCCGAAGCTGGAGTATCCCCTGTTCCCGAACTCGCCGGTCGACAAGTTCAACAAGCTGGTCCTGCGAGCCTGCTTCAGCGATAGCTGGGGATTGGTGAGCTGGGATGCACCGCGCTACCGGCCGAACGATGCCCAGTACATGCGCGATGTGTGGATGAAGCGCAGTTTCGGCGACATGGGCCAGCCGACCAGCTACGGGCGCTACGTGCACCTTTATGTAAACGGCCTCTACTTCGGCCTACACGATCTAACAGAACGCTTGGAGAACGACTTCTACGCCGAGCATCTCGGAGGCGAGACGGAGGATTGGGAAGTGAACTCGGACTTCGCCACCGGTGGCCCGCGCTGGAGCCAGATGATGACGATCGCGAACTCGGCGAGCATCTCCACGCCCGCCGGCTATCAGGCGATCTTGCCCTATCTGGATGTGGAGAACTTTGCCGACTACATGATCCTCCACTTCTACGCGGATGCGGAGGACTGGCCTCACCACAACGGCTATGCCGCGGTGAACAACGTCAGCGGAGACGGCAAGATCCGCTTCAGCGTCTGGGATCAGGAGATCGCACTGAACAAGTTTTCGTGGAACCGCTACAACCGCAACGACGGCAATCTGACCCCGGGCACGCTCTTCCAGCGCCTGCGCCTGAATCCCGCGTTCCGCCTCCTCTTCGCGGACAGGGTGAAGAAGCACCTCTTCGACGGCGGCGCCATCAGCCTTGCGAACAGCCAGAGCCGCTACCTCTCGATCGCCGCGCAGATCGACAAGGCCATCGTGGCGGAGTCCGCGCGCTGGGGCGACACCGCGGACAAGACACCCTACGGCAGCACCATCGAGCAACCGGTGCCCCTCAACAACGTCGAAGCCGACGCCTATCCTCCCGCGCCAAACCTAGGCGCACCGGGCGGAAACTTCTTCACCCGCGAAGGCTCGTGGCTGGTCGAGCGCGATCACACGGTGAACTATCACCTGCCGATCATCAATAGCAGCAGCGACAGCCGGGGACTAATCCAAGAACTCAGGGCAAACGGGCTGTACCCCGCGATCGATGCACCCGTCTTCAGCCAGCACGGAGGCATTCTCCCACCGGGCCAGACGTTGGCGATCACCGCCAGCCAAGGCGACATCTACTACACGGTGAACGGAGCCGATCCCCGCGATGCCACAAGCGGGAATCCAGCGGGTGGCAGCACGCTCTACAGCAGCCCCTTCGCGCTGTCCGGAGCAGCCACGGTAAAGGCCCGCGCGCGACTCTCCGACGGAACTTGGAGCGCCCTGTTAGAAGCTGCCTTCCAACCCACGGTGCCGGTTTCGCAATTCACTCCCGGCGGCACCGCGGCGTGGAATGCGAATGGCAACTGGACCAATCCGCCCTTCCCGAACAGCGCCGGCGCCCGCGCCCGGATCATGGCTCCCGCCCCGGTTAGCGGGGATCGCAACGTCGATCTCACCGGCCCGGTGCGCGTGGGCGAGATCACCTTCGAGCAAGGTGCGACCACGTTCCGCAATCGCGTCCGGGCCCAGAATGTCTCGAATCCGCTCTACTTCCAATCGACCCAGGGCGACAGCATGATCCGCGTGAACGGCACAGGCACCGGCTGGGCCGAGTTCGAGCTGGTATCCGAGTGCGTCTTGGAATCCCCGCTCACCGTCGAGGTCAACAACACGCTAGGCAGCGAGGAATTCGGCGCGCTGCGGATGAGGACCATCTGGAGCGGATCCGGTGGCCTGACCAAGACCGGCCCCGGCGAGGCTTCCCTAACAGGAGCAGGCAAGGCCTGGGAAGGTCCCACAATCATCAGCCAAGGAGTGCTGCAAGTCACCGAACCCGCCGCCATGACCGAGAGTTCCTCGGTCACGGTGCAGCCCGGCGGTCAACTCCGCTTGAGCTCCGGCGGGCTTGTCACGGAACCGCGCATCTACAGCTTCGGCGGCCCGCTTTACCTGAACAGCATGGGCCGTAGCGGTGTGACCGAGGGTGCCGGCATGGGCGTGCTGGGCGCGCTGCGCTACGATCCGGGCAATGGCGAAAACCGTGCGGTGGTGACCAACCCGATCGTCATCCAAGGACCGAGCGACCTGCATGTCGATGGCAGTGGCAACCAGCTCGAACTCAGCGGCACGCTATCCGGCAGTTTCGGCTGGGTGAAGAGCGGCGGCGGAGTGCTCAAGCTTTCCGCCCATAGCCCCGCCTACCTCGCCCCGGTGCAACTCGACAACGGCACGCTGGCCCTCAGCGGCAGGATCGGCAGCGCGGTCAACCTCGCATCAGCCGCCGTTCTCACGGGCAGCGGTCGCGGAGGAGACCTAACAGGCAGTGGCTCCGTGCAATTGGAGAACGAGATCCTGCGCGCCGACTCTATCGGAGGACTTCACCTGTCCGCAGTCTTCTCGCGCACAGGCTCTCCGGACTTCTCCCAAGCGGCAAATGCAGGGAACGGCACCTTGGTGGCAGGATCCATCACCGTTCCTCTAGCCAGCCTCGATCTTTACCTCGATGTCGCGGCACCCAGCCCCCGCCAGAGGTTCCAAGGTGGGCTCCTGCTCCCGCCGGGCAGCAACTGGAAGAGTGCTTTGATCGATCCCGCACCCCAGGTCTATCGGGCAGATGCCGCAGGACCGCATGTCTTCGGTGGTCGCACCTGGTCACTCCTTCCCGCGGCCATGCTCACGCGTGTTCCCATCACGGTAAATCTCGGCGAAGGCCTGATCGCGGCGGAGATTCTGGAGGTCCGCTTGGACGGGGAGCCAACCCATTTCGCCGCTTGGCAGGCCGGAGTCTTCTCTCCGACAGATCTTCTCAATCCGGCCATCTCGGGGGAGAACGCCGCGCCTTTCGGAGACGGGGTATCGAATCTCCTGCGATACGCACTGGGGGCGGGCAGTGGCCCGGTGGAGCTACCGCGGCTTGAGCGCGCCAGCTCAAGCTTCACCTTCCGCTTCCGTTACGATCCCTCCTTGTTCGACATCGTCTATCGCGTGGAAGCGACCAGTGATCCGGGCAACTGGATCAATGCAGCGGTGCTCTTCGATTCCTCGCAATCCACACTACAGCCGGGAATCGATGGCTGGCTCGCCGTCACCGATCCCGCACCGCCACCCGGCCGCCGCTTCTACCGCCTGCGTGTGGCCCGCTGA
- the ispE gene encoding 4-(cytidine 5'-diphospho)-2-C-methyl-D-erythritol kinase, whose amino-acid sequence MSEALVIEAPAKLNLSLRVVRRREDGFHDIDSLMVRLPGLCDRLTISASQEDRFTCDDPTVPADGSNLVLKARDAYRTASGVSTPLAIHLEKRVPHGAGLGGGSSDAAATLRAMDRLHGDALGTERLMEISATLGSDIPFFLGPPAARATGRGEKIEAAEVPPFLHVLLLKPSFGVATPDAYKRWLESKELPGISYGPQVFPWGELVNDLERPVFQKHLFLAEMKAWLLACAGVSGALMSGSGSTMFAVLEDPVAAPGIAGAAREELDPTLWSWDGVIGS is encoded by the coding sequence ATGAGCGAAGCACTGGTGATCGAGGCCCCGGCGAAACTGAACCTGTCCCTGCGGGTGGTGCGGAGGCGCGAGGACGGCTTCCATGATATCGATTCGCTGATGGTTCGCCTGCCAGGGCTTTGCGACCGGCTCACGATTTCAGCGTCGCAGGAGGATCGTTTCACCTGCGATGACCCCACGGTGCCGGCGGATGGCTCGAATCTCGTGCTGAAGGCGCGGGATGCTTACCGCACCGCCAGCGGCGTCTCGACTCCGCTCGCCATCCATTTGGAGAAGCGGGTCCCTCATGGCGCCGGCCTTGGCGGGGGGAGCAGCGATGCTGCGGCCACCCTGCGAGCGATGGATCGGCTCCATGGTGATGCGCTGGGGACGGAGCGATTGATGGAGATCTCCGCCACCTTGGGTTCGGACATTCCTTTCTTCCTCGGTCCGCCCGCGGCACGTGCCACGGGGCGGGGCGAGAAGATTGAGGCTGCGGAAGTGCCGCCGTTCCTGCATGTGCTTCTGCTCAAGCCCTCCTTCGGCGTGGCGACGCCGGATGCCTACAAGCGCTGGCTGGAGTCGAAGGAGCTGCCGGGTATCTCTTACGGGCCGCAGGTTTTCCCTTGGGGGGAGCTGGTCAATGACCTCGAGCGACCGGTTTTCCAGAAACATCTCTTCCTCGCGGAGATGAAGGCATGGTTGCTGGCATGTGCCGGTGTGTCGGGTGCCCTGATGAGCGGCTCCGGTTCGACCATGTTCGCGGTGTTGGAGGATCCGGTCGCGGCTCCGGGAATCGCCGGGGCAGCAAGGGAAGAGCTGGACCCGACCCTTTGGTCCTGGGACGGCGTGATCGGCAGTTGA
- a CDS encoding MarR family winged helix-turn-helix transcriptional regulator, with the protein MKLSTSGAASASLHADADRLADFVLFTQRSCILNLSNELNKGNVSFPQFFLLAYLSSEEYLTMSDIAKKMGHSTAAATGLVDRLEKLGYVERVHAAEDRRKIMVRITNKGVDLVGKMRKEIAADLAGILSEMDEDQAEAVEHTKRAIRARAIA; encoded by the coding sequence ATGAAACTGAGCACCTCGGGCGCCGCAAGCGCCTCATTGCATGCCGATGCAGATCGCCTCGCTGACTTCGTCCTGTTCACGCAGCGCAGCTGTATCCTGAACCTGTCAAACGAACTCAACAAAGGCAACGTGTCGTTCCCCCAGTTCTTCCTCCTCGCCTACCTTTCTAGCGAAGAATATCTGACCATGTCGGATATCGCTAAGAAGATGGGACACTCGACCGCCGCGGCCACTGGCCTCGTCGATCGTTTGGAAAAGCTCGGGTACGTCGAGCGCGTCCACGCCGCGGAGGATCGCCGCAAGATCATGGTTCGCATCACCAATAAGGGTGTGGACCTGGTCGGTAAAATGCGGAAGGAAATCGCCGCGGACCTCGCAGGAATTCTGTCCGAAATGGACGAAGACCAGGCAGAGGCCGTCGAGCACACGAAGCGTGCCATTCGGGCGCGCGCTATCGCGTGA
- a CDS encoding polyphenol oxidase family protein, producing the protein MSDEAADIPLGGSIAPPSRFVPVTGALSFLDPINRLAGFRAGWIGRIEGVETTTDREETLARLRPLHEAAVKRDFGAERWWRAEQVHGKGVALVPGADTILSGDGLPVVPGVDGLVTLQPGEVLGIYVADCGAIWLADRGTGAVGLLHSGKKGSELGILAEGIGLMTKNFGTRPENVVVVLGPCIRPPHYEIDFAAEIACQAEQAGVGEFHDQGENTACDLREHYSYRIEKGCTGRMLALIVREA; encoded by the coding sequence GTGAGCGACGAGGCCGCCGATATACCCCTAGGCGGATCGATCGCGCCTCCGTCACGGTTTGTGCCCGTGACGGGGGCGCTCTCTTTTCTTGATCCGATCAACCGGCTCGCGGGTTTCCGCGCGGGCTGGATCGGTCGTATCGAAGGGGTCGAAACCACGACCGACCGGGAGGAAACCCTGGCCCGGTTGCGCCCGTTGCACGAGGCCGCGGTGAAGCGGGACTTCGGAGCCGAGCGCTGGTGGCGCGCGGAGCAGGTTCACGGGAAGGGCGTCGCCCTAGTCCCGGGAGCGGACACCATTCTTTCAGGAGATGGATTGCCGGTGGTTCCGGGAGTCGATGGCCTGGTCACCCTGCAGCCCGGGGAAGTCTTGGGTATTTATGTGGCCGACTGCGGCGCCATCTGGCTAGCCGATCGCGGCACGGGAGCGGTCGGACTACTGCATTCAGGCAAGAAAGGCTCGGAGCTCGGGATTCTCGCAGAGGGTATCGGCCTGATGACGAAGAACTTCGGCACCCGTCCTGAGAATGTGGTGGTGGTCCTCGGTCCCTGCATCCGTCCCCCACATTATGAAATCGATTTCGCCGCGGAGATCGCCTGCCAGGCCGAGCAGGCCGGAGTGGGGGAGTTCCATGATCAGGGCGAGAACACCGCCTGCGATTTGCGGGAGCATTACAGCTACCGGATCGAAAAAGGCTGCACGGGCCGCATGCTGGCGCTCATTGTCCGCGAGGCATGA
- a CDS encoding MFS transporter, with translation MESGRGVSERTLLLLLACVQFTHIMDFMVIMPLGPQLMRELNITAAQFGHIISAFAITAGVAGLAMSPFADRFDRKKLLLVCYAGFTLGTLACGLSTTPDMLMISRAMCGAFGGISSATLLTIVGDVVPAERRARGMGIIMTAFSVAAALGVPLGLKLAQWWKWEAPFLVIAAVASLVWVALIIMLPPVRGHLNREGTDHRKDFLSLLKNRNAWTGIALMMVCVMGHFMVIPYLSPYLVGNVGLAENHLFLVYLVGGVVTIFTGPLVGKLADQHGRFRMFTILIAFACLIIFHISTSGPLPLWHILLNSAIFFIFASGRFIPAQAMISLAVPSARRGAYMSLVSCARDLSSGVTAAIGSAIVVKGSGGEMQHFNRLGLLAITISLASIWVFRQVKVAE, from the coding sequence ATGGAATCCGGCCGAGGCGTCTCCGAACGCACCCTCTTGCTGCTGCTCGCCTGCGTGCAGTTCACCCACATCATGGATTTCATGGTGATCATGCCGCTGGGCCCTCAGCTCATGCGCGAGCTGAACATCACTGCGGCACAGTTCGGTCACATCATCTCGGCATTCGCCATCACCGCCGGCGTGGCAGGCTTGGCGATGTCTCCCTTCGCGGATCGCTTTGATCGGAAGAAACTGCTGCTCGTGTGCTACGCGGGCTTCACCTTGGGCACGCTGGCCTGCGGACTCTCCACCACGCCGGACATGTTGATGATCTCGCGTGCGATGTGCGGCGCCTTTGGCGGCATCAGTAGCGCCACCCTCCTCACGATCGTCGGCGATGTGGTTCCGGCAGAGCGTAGGGCGCGAGGCATGGGCATCATCATGACCGCCTTCTCCGTGGCGGCGGCACTCGGCGTGCCCTTGGGGCTGAAGCTGGCACAGTGGTGGAAATGGGAAGCTCCCTTCCTCGTGATCGCCGCGGTGGCCAGTCTCGTGTGGGTCGCCCTCATCATCATGCTCCCACCGGTAAGAGGGCATCTCAACCGTGAGGGAACGGATCACCGGAAGGATTTCCTAAGCTTGTTGAAGAACCGCAACGCATGGACCGGCATCGCACTGATGATGGTTTGCGTGATGGGACACTTCATGGTCATCCCTTACCTTTCGCCGTATCTCGTCGGAAATGTCGGCCTCGCCGAGAATCACCTCTTCCTCGTTTATCTGGTGGGAGGCGTGGTCACGATCTTCACCGGACCGCTGGTCGGAAAGCTCGCGGACCAGCACGGACGCTTCCGGATGTTTACCATCCTGATTGCCTTCGCCTGCCTGATCATCTTCCACATCTCGACCTCCGGACCGCTGCCGCTCTGGCACATCTTGCTCAATTCGGCGATCTTCTTCATCTTCGCCAGCGGGCGCTTCATTCCTGCGCAGGCGATGATCTCCCTCGCGGTTCCATCCGCGCGGCGAGGTGCCTACATGAGCTTGGTCTCTTGCGCGCGGGATCTTTCCTCCGGGGTGACCGCGGCGATCGGCAGCGCGATCGTGGTGAAAGGCAGCGGAGGAGAGATGCAGCACTTCAACCGACTCGGCCTCCTGGCAATCACCATCAGCCTCGCCAGCATCTGGGTCTTCCGCCAGGTGAAGGTCGCGGAGTGA